One window of Oncorhynchus masou masou isolate Uvic2021 chromosome 33, UVic_Omas_1.1, whole genome shotgun sequence genomic DNA carries:
- the LOC135527985 gene encoding troponin C, slow skeletal and cardiac muscles-like has protein sequence MNDIYKAAVEQLTDEQKNEFKAAFDIFIQDAEDGCISTKELGKVMRMLGQNPTPEELQEMIDEVDEDGSGTVDFDEFLVMMVRCMKDDSKGKTEEELADLFCMFDKNADGYIDLQELKVMLEATGEAITEDDIEELMKDGDKNNDGKIDYDEFLEFMKGVE, from the exons ATGAACGACATCTACAAAGCAGCG GTAGAGCAGCTGACAGACGAGCAGAAAAACG AGTTCAAGGCGGCCTTTGACATCTTTATCCAGGATGCGGAGGATGGCTGCATCAGTACCAAGGAGCTGGGCAAGGTGATGAGGATGCTGGGGCAGAACCCCACCCCCGAGGAGCTGCAGGAGATGATAGATGAGGTGGATGAagatg GCAGTGGAACTGTGGACTTTGATGAGTTCCTGGTGATGATGGTGAGGTGCATGAAGGACGACAGCAAAGGGAAAACAGAGGAGGAACTGGCAGATCTCTTCTGCATGTTTGACAA GAATGCGGACGGCTATATAGACCTGCAGGAGCTGAAGGTAATGCTGGAGGCCACAGGGGAGGCCATCACTGAGGACGACATTGAGGAGCTCATGAAGGACGGAGACAAGAACAACGATGGGAAAATTGACTACGACG AGTTTTTAGAGTTCATGAAAGGAGTAGAATAA